In Persicimonas caeni, a single window of DNA contains:
- the ftsY gene encoding signal recognition particle-docking protein FtsY, which produces MTTLIPNLASVLVLAQAEGGLDPVTIGLIALAVVVLIILVFAVVRSLSKPEKPEITERRPPTEEGKVPTKDVLEERMEVEEPVEITDDMSLAEIKRIKAARVKGKGKRRETAAEATERAKREREEAERKAKEAAEKAEAEEAEEAPEEPVEQEEPVKEPVEEEKPAEEEKPVEEEEPAEEEPVEEEPAEEEPTEQEEPEVVEGPDVSEGTEVAEGPEVGEGADVTEGAEVTEAPESERKVKRKLPRPLPKPKKRPKPEPEVREEPEAPEEEPEPVADEEPEPAVEEKPAPEPEASEPKTLAQGLEKTRSGFIDRLSNLFSSEKLDEDIVDDVEEILFTADIGPHVAQEILMAVEEGLSGEEKRDPGRIWGFIRDYCAKLLKAHEEPLDLDSAKPYVMLVVGVNGAGKTTTIGKMASKYRDQGKSVLLVAGDTFRAGAVDQLAIWAERTDMPIHQGEQDADPSAVMYAGIERGIEEDVDVIICDTSGRLQTNVNLMDELAKMARVSGKALDGAPHETMLVLDANTGQNAIIQAKKFNEAVEISGIALTKLDGTARGGVILGICDELEAPVRYIGIGESVEDLREFDADEFVEALFM; this is translated from the coding sequence ATGACCACTCTCATCCCCAATCTCGCGTCCGTGTTGGTGCTCGCGCAGGCCGAAGGCGGCCTCGACCCGGTCACGATCGGCCTGATCGCTCTGGCGGTCGTCGTGCTCATCATTCTGGTCTTCGCGGTCGTCCGATCGCTTAGCAAGCCGGAGAAGCCCGAGATCACCGAGCGCCGCCCGCCCACCGAAGAGGGCAAGGTGCCGACCAAAGATGTGCTCGAAGAGCGCATGGAGGTCGAAGAGCCCGTCGAGATCACCGACGACATGTCGCTCGCCGAGATCAAGCGCATCAAGGCCGCGCGCGTCAAAGGGAAGGGCAAGCGCCGCGAGACGGCCGCCGAGGCGACCGAACGCGCCAAGCGCGAGCGCGAAGAGGCCGAGCGCAAGGCCAAGGAAGCCGCCGAGAAGGCCGAGGCTGAAGAAGCCGAGGAGGCCCCGGAAGAGCCGGTCGAACAAGAAGAGCCGGTCAAAGAGCCTGTCGAAGAAGAAAAGCCGGCTGAAGAAGAGAAGCCGGTCGAAGAGGAAGAACCGGCCGAAGAAGAACCGGTCGAAGAAGAACCGGCCGAAGAAGAACCGACTGAACAAGAAGAGCCCGAGGTCGTCGAGGGACCCGACGTCTCCGAAGGCACCGAAGTCGCCGAAGGCCCGGAGGTCGGCGAGGGCGCCGACGTCACCGAGGGAGCCGAGGTCACCGAAGCTCCCGAGTCCGAGCGCAAGGTCAAGCGCAAGCTTCCGCGGCCCCTCCCCAAGCCCAAAAAGCGGCCCAAGCCGGAGCCCGAGGTCCGAGAAGAGCCCGAAGCTCCGGAAGAAGAACCGGAGCCGGTCGCCGACGAAGAACCCGAGCCGGCCGTGGAAGAAAAACCCGCGCCCGAGCCGGAGGCCTCCGAGCCGAAGACGCTCGCCCAGGGGCTCGAGAAGACCCGCTCGGGCTTCATCGACCGCCTGAGCAACCTCTTCAGCAGCGAGAAGCTCGACGAAGACATCGTCGACGACGTCGAAGAGATCTTGTTCACCGCCGACATCGGCCCGCACGTCGCCCAGGAGATCCTGATGGCGGTCGAAGAGGGCTTGAGCGGCGAAGAGAAGCGCGATCCGGGGCGTATCTGGGGCTTTATTCGCGACTACTGCGCCAAGCTCCTCAAAGCCCACGAGGAGCCGCTCGACCTCGACAGCGCCAAACCCTACGTCATGCTCGTCGTGGGCGTGAACGGCGCGGGCAAGACCACCACCATCGGCAAGATGGCCAGCAAGTACCGTGACCAAGGCAAATCGGTCCTGCTCGTCGCCGGCGACACCTTCCGCGCCGGCGCCGTCGACCAGCTCGCCATCTGGGCCGAGCGCACCGACATGCCCATCCACCAGGGCGAGCAGGACGCCGATCCCTCGGCGGTCATGTACGCCGGCATCGAGCGCGGCATCGAAGAGGACGTCGACGTCATCATCTGCGACACCTCCGGCCGCCTGCAGACCAACGTCAACCTGATGGACGAGCTCGCCAAAATGGCGCGCGTCTCCGGCAAGGCGCTCGACGGCGCCCCCCACGAGACCATGCTCGTGCTCGACGCCAACACCGGCCAGAACGCCATCATCCAGGCCAAGAAGTTCAACGAGGCCGTCGAGATCAGCGGCATCGCCCTGACCAAACTCGACGGCACCGCCCGAGGCGGCGTCATCCTGGGCATCTGCGACGAGCTCGAAGCCCCCGTGCGCTATATTGGCATCGGCGAGAGCGTCGAGGACCTGCGCGAATTTGACGCCGACGAGTTTGTCGAGGCGTTGTTTATGTAG
- a CDS encoding outer membrane beta-barrel domain-containing protein → MTRQTLCRLFTLLTICAASFAFDSEAYAQESRETARESGSVIRHQLLYRSTRVELAPMLGMTLNDAYLRNGIVGATLSYHLTNEWGLSAVAGYGVAQLDTDLRNSVEAKLEENASDELNQLSYSHIQWLAGLEVNYVPIVGKFSLFNSIITNYDVHLIAGFTFIGETAQSAIDGGEVDSQLEGLRPAPTVGLGTRFFLGDGISANIQLRDYLYSRSEVSTLTSDPEFKNNFMLTLGMSFFFPQEVKISR, encoded by the coding sequence ATGACGCGCCAAACCCTCTGTCGCCTGTTCACGCTGCTGACCATCTGCGCGGCTTCCTTTGCCTTCGACTCCGAGGCTTATGCCCAGGAGAGCCGCGAGACGGCTCGTGAGTCGGGCTCGGTGATCCGCCACCAGCTCCTGTACCGCTCGACGCGCGTCGAGTTGGCGCCGATGCTGGGGATGACGCTCAACGATGCCTACCTGCGAAACGGCATCGTCGGGGCGACGCTGTCGTATCACCTCACCAACGAGTGGGGCTTGAGCGCAGTGGCCGGCTACGGTGTGGCGCAGCTCGACACCGACCTGCGCAACAGCGTCGAGGCCAAGCTCGAGGAGAACGCCAGTGACGAGCTCAACCAGCTGTCGTACTCGCATATCCAGTGGCTCGCCGGCCTCGAAGTCAACTACGTGCCCATCGTCGGCAAGTTCTCGTTGTTCAACAGCATCATCACCAACTATGACGTCCACCTGATCGCTGGGTTCACCTTCATCGGCGAGACGGCCCAGTCGGCCATCGACGGCGGTGAGGTCGACTCGCAGCTCGAAGGCTTGCGTCCGGCGCCCACCGTCGGCCTGGGCACGCGCTTTTTCCTCGGTGACGGCATCTCGGCCAATATCCAGTTGCGCGACTACCTGTACAGCCGCTCGGAAGTCAGCACGCTCACCTCGGATCCCGAGTTCAAGAACAACTTCATGTTGACCCTGGGCATGAGCTTCTTCTTTCCTCAGGAAGTCAAGATCTCGCGGTGA
- a CDS encoding outer membrane beta-barrel domain-containing protein, which translates to MTQLKSSPSLLVSLLIGLLVVIAAQPALAQETTRQEFDDTIHVIQRKPVLQKGRFDLVPRFGVSVNDSLYRHYKVGVNGNYHFSESVYLGGLFEWYNFGDALGGPTDAFNETANETRTNADVAVLNWVGGLELGYKPIVGKFALADSFIIFYDVGLTAGGVGIDAESLALSSGDVTFGGTVSAVSRIFLNDWMAVNLEVRDVIYSADLRGAPGSLTNIVTVAGGLSLYLPTTFEYSDQVAE; encoded by the coding sequence ATGACACAGCTCAAATCGTCGCCCTCGCTTCTGGTCAGTCTCCTGATCGGCCTGTTGGTGGTCATCGCCGCCCAACCGGCCCTCGCTCAAGAGACGACGCGCCAAGAGTTCGATGACACCATCCACGTCATCCAGCGCAAGCCGGTGTTGCAGAAGGGCCGCTTTGATCTCGTCCCGCGCTTTGGCGTATCGGTCAACGACTCGCTGTACCGCCACTACAAAGTTGGGGTGAATGGAAACTACCACTTCAGCGAGAGCGTCTATCTGGGCGGTCTGTTCGAGTGGTACAACTTCGGCGACGCCCTCGGCGGGCCCACCGACGCCTTCAACGAGACGGCCAACGAGACGCGCACCAACGCCGACGTGGCCGTACTTAACTGGGTCGGCGGCCTGGAGCTGGGCTACAAGCCCATCGTCGGCAAGTTCGCCTTGGCCGACTCGTTCATCATCTTCTACGACGTCGGCCTGACCGCCGGCGGCGTGGGCATCGACGCCGAGAGTCTGGCGTTGTCGTCGGGCGACGTCACCTTCGGTGGCACGGTCAGCGCAGTCAGCCGCATCTTTTTGAACGATTGGATGGCCGTGAATCTCGAGGTTCGCGACGTCATCTACTCCGCCGACCTGCGCGGCGCGCCTGGCTCGTTGACGAATATCGTGACGGTGGCTGGTGGCCTGAGCCTCTACCTGCCCACGACGTTCGAATACTCCGACCAAGTCGCCGAATAG
- a CDS encoding tetratricopeptide repeat protein → MSFNFEQRAQKALDRGQPVRSAVLLIEGLKRQPDERAALDFLIDLYVDELTSAGLEYDLTGVLVLQSDSEQLFRDILRRLDPAGKASMGRELVRAANEHGYDLTWPPAPEPAPAPTAEPMPEPRPPAQTEPYSSPEPELEPAITEPTPEPEPERAPVELQPEPEPVDRALETNMEPEPAPERQTPETKEHNPPPAAASKRKGRLLLVVLVLVAGLGGYVWWSSGPDTSSVAALDASIESVDPAQQTQIDELFAATSKRDLASPAFAERRAFLEAVRAAEWGEASASAPGGETVWGIAAKAASFALQRDFERALAESARLERQFPHQFASFWARAFVAEARGRFATAVRLYGRGHEAAPEFAPMLTGQLRVLVRQGRQDEARTVRQKLANLNRANPYASMPVVDIALEDMAPGEPDEATDQPGEKTGQPNENNGQKEQLENASPKPRFIHSVESLERALDLIRQDKPRDALGHVDKALEREPMLGGALLVAGMLRVAAVDIDGGVASFTSLAQLPGLDMNARWLLQVVAPRALTAAGRADLAYQFVPPVKDAGRVTPRDSSDKGKPLPEPVVPLLSVEEQVQTEPLAREALLARAEVLSVLGFGVAATETLELLGGIDDVADRVGFERTIVEIRRGNRSAARGAARALPESAPGHSARAALAYHTGRYANAIEHARAALEAHKGAGDVTTLRYLALSLTASGRGRAALVALDEAQVAAYARAELDALRMRVLGRRGPKAESSTTSYETFAATSPTSLERLLDLADVAFWHKRFEQSREWTDQALALAPEHPEANWMRGLHAQVAGDDKTARAHFRDAWRSGADDARMLIELGRIYLSLGEPKRAQRSFYKALLKDRTSVEALRGLGEAYLELDARVGRRDMARILRSYAGSSAFTAQATETLKWLAILNGSRKGNEKGLAYLTKAAELMGESATLLIERAHYHKARGEFALARKMYAKALEKNGTLAPARLGLARMALEGGDEALARTQLQRYLALAPDGDDAQWARDTLANLTTPSNSASE, encoded by the coding sequence GTGAGCTTCAACTTCGAGCAGCGCGCTCAAAAAGCGCTCGATCGCGGCCAACCGGTCCGATCTGCAGTTCTCTTAATCGAGGGCCTCAAACGTCAGCCAGACGAGCGAGCCGCCCTCGATTTTCTTATCGACCTCTACGTCGATGAGCTTACCTCGGCAGGACTCGAGTACGATCTTACGGGCGTGCTCGTCCTGCAGTCTGACTCCGAACAGCTTTTTCGAGATATTCTGAGGCGCCTCGACCCGGCCGGGAAGGCGTCGATGGGACGCGAACTCGTGCGTGCGGCCAACGAGCACGGCTACGACCTGACGTGGCCGCCTGCGCCCGAGCCCGCGCCGGCGCCGACGGCGGAGCCGATGCCCGAGCCTCGACCTCCCGCACAGACGGAGCCGTATTCGTCCCCCGAGCCGGAGCTGGAGCCAGCGATCACAGAGCCGACGCCGGAGCCGGAACCCGAACGAGCACCGGTCGAACTCCAGCCGGAACCGGAACCCGTTGACCGAGCCTTAGAAACGAATATGGAGCCCGAGCCCGCGCCCGAGAGGCAGACCCCGGAGACGAAAGAGCACAACCCGCCGCCCGCTGCCGCGTCGAAGCGCAAGGGGCGCCTCTTGCTTGTGGTGCTGGTGCTCGTGGCTGGACTCGGCGGCTACGTTTGGTGGAGTTCGGGGCCGGATACGAGCAGCGTAGCCGCGCTCGACGCCAGCATCGAGAGCGTCGACCCGGCACAACAGACCCAGATCGATGAGCTTTTCGCCGCGACCTCCAAACGCGACCTCGCAAGCCCGGCATTTGCCGAGCGCCGCGCCTTTCTAGAGGCGGTACGCGCCGCCGAGTGGGGCGAGGCATCGGCTTCGGCACCGGGCGGCGAGACCGTCTGGGGCATCGCAGCCAAGGCAGCTTCCTTTGCACTGCAGCGAGATTTCGAGCGGGCGCTGGCAGAATCGGCGCGTTTGGAGCGTCAGTTCCCACACCAGTTCGCCTCGTTTTGGGCACGCGCGTTCGTCGCCGAGGCGCGCGGACGCTTCGCGACGGCGGTTCGCCTCTACGGCCGAGGCCACGAGGCAGCGCCCGAGTTTGCGCCCATGCTCACCGGGCAGTTGCGCGTGCTCGTTCGCCAGGGCCGTCAGGACGAAGCTCGAACGGTCCGCCAGAAGCTCGCCAACCTCAACCGGGCCAACCCCTATGCTTCGATGCCGGTGGTCGACATCGCGCTCGAAGACATGGCGCCAGGCGAGCCAGACGAAGCAACCGACCAGCCTGGCGAAAAGACCGGCCAGCCCAACGAAAACAACGGCCAGAAGGAGCAACTGGAGAACGCCTCTCCGAAGCCGCGCTTTATCCATTCAGTGGAGAGCCTCGAGCGTGCGCTCGACCTGATTCGACAGGACAAGCCGCGCGACGCGCTGGGACACGTCGACAAGGCTCTCGAACGAGAGCCGATGCTCGGCGGCGCGCTCCTGGTGGCCGGTATGCTGCGGGTCGCCGCGGTCGATATCGACGGGGGCGTCGCCTCGTTCACGAGCCTGGCCCAGCTGCCCGGGCTCGACATGAACGCCCGTTGGCTGCTCCAAGTCGTCGCGCCGCGCGCGCTCACTGCGGCGGGCCGCGCTGACCTCGCGTACCAATTCGTTCCACCGGTCAAGGATGCCGGCCGGGTGACGCCCCGGGACTCCAGCGACAAGGGCAAGCCCTTGCCCGAGCCGGTGGTGCCGCTTTTGTCGGTCGAAGAGCAGGTGCAAACCGAGCCGCTCGCGCGTGAGGCATTGCTCGCGCGTGCCGAAGTGCTGAGCGTGCTCGGCTTTGGCGTCGCGGCGACCGAGACGCTCGAGCTTCTCGGTGGCATCGACGACGTCGCCGACCGTGTCGGTTTCGAGCGCACCATCGTCGAGATCCGGCGCGGCAATCGTTCTGCTGCCCGTGGCGCGGCTCGTGCCCTGCCCGAAAGCGCGCCCGGCCACAGCGCGAGAGCGGCGCTGGCCTATCATACCGGCCGCTATGCAAATGCGATCGAGCACGCTCGTGCAGCGCTCGAGGCCCACAAGGGCGCGGGTGACGTGACCACGTTGCGCTACCTCGCGCTCAGCCTGACGGCTTCGGGAAGAGGGCGCGCAGCGCTCGTCGCGTTGGACGAGGCCCAGGTGGCGGCATACGCCCGCGCCGAACTCGACGCGCTTCGCATGCGGGTGCTCGGCCGACGCGGCCCCAAAGCCGAGAGCTCGACGACGAGCTACGAGACCTTCGCGGCCACGTCTCCGACGTCCCTCGAGCGACTGCTCGACCTCGCCGACGTCGCCTTTTGGCACAAGCGCTTCGAGCAAAGCCGCGAGTGGACAGACCAGGCCCTGGCGCTGGCCCCCGAACATCCTGAAGCCAACTGGATGCGTGGTCTGCACGCGCAGGTCGCCGGCGACGACAAGACGGCGCGCGCCCATTTTCGCGACGCGTGGCGAAGCGGCGCCGACGACGCACGCATGCTCATCGAGCTGGGACGCATCTACTTGAGCCTGGGCGAACCCAAGCGCGCCCAGCGGTCCTTTTACAAGGCATTGCTCAAGGACCGCACGAGCGTCGAGGCCCTTCGTGGCCTCGGAGAAGCTTATTTGGAGCTCGACGCTCGGGTAGGGCGCCGCGACATGGCGCGCATTCTTCGCAGCTATGCGGGCTCGTCGGCCTTTACGGCGCAGGCGACCGAAACCCTCAAGTGGCTGGCGATCTTGAACGGCTCGCGCAAGGGCAACGAGAAGGGACTGGCGTATCTGACAAAGGCCGCGGAGTTGATGGGTGAGTCGGCCACGCTCTTGATCGAGCGCGCCCACTACCACAAGGCGCGCGGCGAGTTTGCCCTGGCGCGAAAGATGTACGCCAAGGCGCTCGAGAAGAACGGGACCTTGGCGCCCGCTCGACTCGGCCTGGCGCGCATGGCGCTCGAAGGGGGCGACGAGGCGCTCGCGCGCACTCAATTGCAACGCTACCTTGCTCTGGCCCCCGACGGCGACGATGCTCAGTGGGCGCGCGACACACTCGCGAACCTCACGACACCGTCGAACTCGGCGTCGGAATAG
- a CDS encoding erythromycin esterase family protein → MNHPLFDFLKSRQLPTGRRMFVAQAMRQVAEELGDTELVADCDASLAVDGDTLNVEQNYKRSKSQSSNARGRAMEVDADIDRVLSGMHAVAEGQSVGEDVTADQARTFLVEAFPEGLFALVTQSFEEQLANMNVLLERFDNDLAAHVDAIGVRRHADKLADLVVEFRAELEKDSRQQVSYADVKNARAKGLEQFAHLIFRALAAHGTDAETRDRLLAEFQRQNEIVADAYRRNRPVEDIDPETGEPVADDTVDDDVVEPVV, encoded by the coding sequence GTGAATCATCCGCTATTTGATTTTTTGAAAAGCCGTCAGCTGCCGACTGGCCGGCGCATGTTCGTCGCCCAGGCGATGCGACAGGTCGCCGAGGAGTTGGGCGACACCGAACTCGTCGCTGATTGCGACGCGTCGTTGGCCGTCGACGGCGACACGCTGAATGTGGAGCAGAATTACAAGCGCTCCAAGTCCCAGTCCTCCAATGCGCGTGGACGCGCCATGGAGGTCGACGCCGATATCGACCGTGTCCTCTCGGGGATGCACGCGGTCGCCGAGGGCCAGAGCGTCGGCGAAGACGTCACGGCCGACCAGGCCCGCACGTTCCTCGTCGAGGCCTTTCCCGAAGGCCTCTTCGCACTCGTCACGCAGAGCTTCGAGGAGCAGTTGGCCAACATGAACGTGTTGCTCGAGCGCTTTGATAATGACTTGGCCGCACATGTCGACGCCATCGGCGTGCGCCGTCACGCAGACAAGCTCGCCGACTTGGTGGTCGAATTTCGCGCCGAACTCGAAAAAGACTCCCGCCAGCAGGTGTCCTACGCCGACGTCAAAAACGCTCGCGCGAAGGGGCTGGAGCAATTCGCCCACCTGATCTTCCGGGCGCTCGCGGCCCACGGGACCGACGCCGAGACCCGCGACAGGCTCCTGGCCGAGTTCCAGCGCCAAAACGAGATCGTCGCAGACGCCTACCGGCGCAATCGCCCCGTCGAGGACATTGATCCCGAAACCGGCGAGCCGGTCGCTGACGACACCGTTGACGACGACGTCGTCGAGCCGGTCGTGTGA